The genome window CAATCTACAAGTTACAGCTCCTACTGCACCGGCGTATCACAGTGGAAGAGCCACACAAGCGCAATCGCCCAGTGCAGTGCACTaactgccaagaatatggcCACACTAAGGCGTACTGTACGCTGAAATCTATTTGCGTAGTCTGTAGTGAAGCTCATAGCACAGCGAACTGCCATAAGAACAAGGAAGACATCTCTGTTAAAATGTGCAGTAACTGCGGTGAAAGTCACACAGCGAACTGGCGTGGCTGTGTAGTATACAaggaactaaagaaccgcctTAACAAACGCGGAGAATCAATACGCGCTCAGACCACCCACATCGCTCACACCCCGCCACAATCGGGCCCGTCCTACACTGCACCCCCCCCTACACATCGTACCAGTCCTAGCATTTCCTTCGCTAGTGCCTTAAAATCGGGAATTAAATCCGTGAATCCGATAACACAAAAGTCGACTTCTACTCGGGAAGAACAGAAAATAACTACCTCGAACGAACAAACGCAGCATATATCAACTGGCATTGAAACGATGATGATCTCACTCCAGCAAACCCTAAAAGAGTTTATGACATTCATGCAAACCACAATGCAAGAGCTTATGCGAAACCAAAATATGCTGATACAGCATCTTCTGTCATTCAAATCAATATAATGTCTCCACTTCAAATATCTATGTGGAACGCGAATGGCGTTTCACGGCATAAAAACGAACTTGCCCAGTTCTTATTCGATAAAAATATTGACGTCATGCTCCTCTCCGAGACACATCTAACAGACAAGCACAACTTCCATATCCCAGGATACTTATTCTACGCCACAAACCATCCGGACGGCAAAGCCCATGGGGGCACTGGTATACTTATCAGAGGTCGCATCAAACACCACCTTTATAACAGAACTGAAATGGACTACCTGCAATCCACTTCCATAAGCATGCAATCCAGCAGCGGCCCCGTCACTCTGGCcgcagtctactgcccacctcGTTTTGTAGTTTCTGAGGACCAATTCACGGAATTTTTCAACTCACTCGGTGAGCGATTCATAGCGGCCGGTGACTACAATGCCAAGCATACGCACTGGGGATCACGTCTTCTGACCCCAAAGGGCAAACAACTTTATAACGCGCTCATTAAGCCGCGAAACAAGCTCGATCATGTGACTCCGGGTaggcctacatactggccagcagatccaaATAAGCTACCGGATCTCATTGACTTCGCAATAACAAGAAAGATtccaagaaataatattacgGCCGAGTCACTTGCAGAACTATCATCTGATCACTCTCCAGTTCTACTTACTCTCTGGCACCGACCACATATAACTGAGCGGCCCTACAGGCTGACAGGCAACAGGATCAACTGGGCAAGGTACGCGAAATATGTTTGTACTCACATGGAACCGACTCAAACAGTATTCACCGACGAGGATGTTGATCGCCTGGTCAAATCGGTAGAGGAAacacttgttgctgcagccaaggcctctacacctccagacacacacaaaatgacaaaccatagcaagacaaatcgtgaaatcgaacagctagtacttgaaaaacgaagactaagaagagaatggcagaatcatagatccccaacggctaaggaacatctaaaaatagcaacacgTAAACTAACCAGGGCACTTAAGCTTGAGGAAGCCAACGCTCAGCATCTATATATCAAACAACTATCGCCCACCAGTAAAAGGAACCCTTTGTGgaaagcacacaaaagcatACAGCCACCGGCAGAAACAGTCGTTCCACTGCGAGGTCCCTCTGGAAGCTGGATACGCAGCGACGAAGATAGAGCTAATGCGTTCGCCGATCACCTTCAGAAAGTATTCCAACCAAATCCTGCTAGCAACTCATTTGTACTCCCTGTAGTAACTAAAAGCTTGCCCCCTATAAATCCAGTTACATTCAGCCAAAGTGAGATAGCATCTATCATAAAAGGTCttaatcccaaaaaatcacctggacatgacttggtggcaccaaaaatgatcatagaactcccaccgtgtgcggttctgaccttatgccatctcttcaacgctattacgaaacttggatactatccccaaaggtggaaaaaggcGGTTATAGTAATGATTCCCAAGCCAGGCAAAGACAAAACGCAACCCTCATCCTACAGACCAATCAGTCTCCTAACGTGTCTCTCGAAACTGTTTGAAAAGGCATTTTTAAATCAACTAACTCCCTACTTAAGAAGGCGAAATACAATACCATCGCATCAGTTTGGCTTTCGCAAAAATCACGGAACGATCGAACAGGTCAATCGCATCACAAACGAAATTCGTACCGCTTTTGAGCACCGGGAATACTGTTCAGCTATATTCTTAGATGTTGCACAAGCATTTGACCGAGTCTGGCTGGAAGGACTAATGTACAAGATAACAAAACTGCTTCCCCAGAACACGCACAAAGTGTTCGAATCGTATCTCTTCAAAAGAGTGTTCTCAACCAGGTGTAACAGTTCAACTTCACACGACCGCGTTATCaatgctggagtcccccaaggtagtgtactgggccccgttctttacaccctattcacagcagacatgcctacaaactatcagctcacaacctctacgtttgctgacgataccgcaatacttagccgatctagatgcccagcaaaggcaacagagcaacttgcctgccatcttaaaatagtggaaagatggtttgcggactggcgcattaagataaacgagaccaaaagcagacatgtaaccttcacactgaacagacaaacctgcccaccctgtaccctgaacaatacacttatcccacaagcagacgttgtAACATATCTCGGCGTTCACCTAGATAGACGCCTCACCTGGCGGCGACATATAGAATCTAAGAGGACTCATATGAAGCTTAAAGCAGCCAATCTTCACTGGCTTATTAACTACAACTCCCCCCTTAGTCTGGAATACAAAGTACTCCTCTACAATACCGTGCTGAAACCCATCTGGACATACGGCTGTGAACTATGGGGAAACgcttcaaaaaccaacattgaaatcatacagcgagctcagtccacgattctgcgaactatcactggggcaccatggtacctacgcagcgaaagcatccatagagacctccatataaaccttgtcaatgaggaaattcagttgaaaaaaagtaaacatcaagcaaagCTCGCCGCACACGAAAATCCTCTCGCGAAGTCGCTTACGCGAGTCTACAGTCAGAGCCGACTGAAGCGCAAAGATTCTCCAGCCCAGCAAAGAAATCCTAGGGCCGTCTCTAACTAATACAATTACTTCATACtgtaattaatataagttatataataagatttgaataattattgttagtctcacaaaaagagaagatccaataaataacgcaataagtttaaaaaaaaaaaaaatattttccacaaAAATGCTGATTAAAGGTCTTTGTTCTGTCGATTttggttgctgttgctgcccgTTGTCCCAGGTCCGCCCATTCTCGATTTATTTTGCCTTATTTTTTTGGCcacttttttcattttttttttttttggagttGCATGTTTTGGGCTTTGCAGTTGAGTGCAGTTTGCTTAGGGCGTACTTAAGTGCCGTTATTTTAATAAACGCCGCTTGCGCATGCGCAGCCTCAGTTGGCCCtgttttttttcggtttttttcgGTCTCATTTCTTTTGTGTGCCCCAAAATACTTTCTTCGCATAAAAGAAATTGAAATACTGCTGATGGCAAAAAGCTAATTTCGGTTGCTTAAGCAAAATGTTGGCATGTGCGAGGGGGGGAAGGTGGGGGGTGGCGGTGGCACTGTCTCATAAAGTATGCCATTTGTTTTTcgtaatatttatttactctGGCCATTGCATAGAAgcattgtttgtttattttcgcTGCGTTCTGTTTGTCGCTTTTTGCATAAACATTTATGCAAATGTCAAATGCCTAATTGACAGACAAGAGTGCCAAGTGCCTGCCGCGCCTTTTCCCTAAAAAAAAAGTGTATGAGCCTGTATTGAGTGTtacgactatcagatacctaaTGTTGCTACTATTCTCCTTAATAAGCCGTGCTTAAATGGGTTTTTTCTAATCAAATTCTGGTTATAATCTGAAGATGCTAAAATGTTTAATAGTAGAATTCGATTACCATGCGAACAAGATTACTCCAAATAGCTCATACCCTTGAGTTTCCCCAGTACCGCGTCTAAAATCCATGACAGTGACCAGGCATTGTCTAAGCTGGCAGCAAATTACAATTTACGATCGACGATCAGCGAATCGAGCGACAGCTCCACATTTTGTCAGCTCCACATTCTGACGGCGGGAACCCTCTGATTTGGAACGACCTTGAGCGGCTTTTGTGCGGTCCAATGGAGCCGGGGAACCCACCCTGCACTCCACTCCCCGTGCTGGGTACTCAATTATCTAGATCTACGCGTTATAAAGTGATCTAATGAATTTACTTTATGCGTGTTTCATTTGATGGTGATTGTCcgataaacattttatttcgCTTTTTATGGCCCTAGCTGGCTGCTGGCGTCTGTCTTGTTTGTTTTGAGTGAAAGTAATTTGTCGATTATATGTTTTTTTGTGCTGTGTCTATATCTACTACGAGTCGATGGCTGACACGCCTAGATACTTGGCACATCATGTGCTAAGAGCTAAAATCCGAGAGCTGGTCCACAGATTCTCTGACTCATCCAAAGAAAGTTTAAACAATGCCTTTCGGCCTGTTAATTCTTTGCCTTTCCCAAACACCAGAAACTGATGATCATGATCATGGTGATGGACGTAAATATAGTTGTAGTCATCATCGGGGCTTTATGGCTGCTCGAATGCCTACAACCACTTATTTAGTCGATCATTTTGCAGCAGGTGAGGAGAAATTTAAGTTTGGGCGTGGCCGAAGATGGGCTGGTCCTGAATTATAAAAGTCGAATTTGATGAGATTGTTTAATCATGGCATAATTTAAGACCGAACTTTAGAAATCCATTGTATTGAAATTCACCATCGTTATGCGGCAAATTGGCCCATCTGCTTACTCTATCTTCGATCTGATCTCCTCGAGAATTGCTTGAACTCAACTCATTGCAATGGACAAATTGATTTGCCATATATGGGCTGTATCATTGGAGTCTATCCACGGTCCCAACTAGTCGATATCATTATTTATATCGCGTCAAGATCACAGCAGTCTGCAATTCCAGAACATTTACATGATCACCTGAAGAAGATGCACGCCCATCGAATTGGAATTGTAAGTCGGCGACGACGACAGGCGGACTAAAGGCAATCATCCATTTAATAACCAATTATCATTGATCAACTGCACGCCCAGTCCCCAGAGATCGAGCTGGAATACCAAAAGACAGAACACTGGCCAACTGACCACTGAGCAATATCAATTACGAATTACATCTGATTATCCGCCTCTGCCTGGGAATTGGCCATTTCCATTGCcaatgccattgccattgccattgccatggTTGCGATCATGGCCGCAGCTCTCAGGATTCAAGATGCCAGATTGAAGATTCAAGATCCATGCCTGGATCTGGAGTATGGGATTGCAGATCCAACTCCCGCCTGGGGGATGTGTGTGTCTGATTAGCGCATAAACAAGTTAATGCCATTGATGATGACGATGCTGAGCCACCTGAACAGACGCCAAGTGCATTGCAATGGGCCGACCGACGGGATCTGGATGCGTACGTGGTGCGATGTTATTGTTTTCCTTGGCAATCCAGTATCAAGATATATTGGGCAGGGGCTCCTGCAGATAAGACCCAACTTCTGGCCTGTTTGGGAGTCTCGGTGCGTCTCCTCGACTTCGTCGTTGTCTTCGTGGTTGTCGTGGTCGGTTGACAACAGAAACTGGCGGCGGCTTGGTAAGCTTTTGATCTTGACGAAGTTTTAGCCGCCGAAGCCGCTGGCAAGAGCCTGTGCTGGTACCATGTTGAACTTTCCCAGTTTTCGTCGTCTTCCTagaatatgtatatgtatctcCTTCTCTGTTTGCCCAACACTTTTTTTCAGGGCACGGAAGGGGTGGCGATATGCTAATgttgtttgggtttgggcAGCCAAAAGTCAAACACTGTTTGTTGACGTTACCTTGAATTCGTAGGGAAACAAGCCCCAGCAGAGCTATGCGAAGATCTCTGGCAAACAAAGATGTTTGAGATATGTCATGTGTTCGGAGCGGACGGATCTTGACATCATAGTTAAGGTTCAATTGCTCTGGCTGGATCGTCGTTTTATTGACTAGCATGAAGTGCAGTTCACGAGAATCTAGAATATGTGTTCTATTCCCTGGCTTATTCAATACCAACTCATTAGGGAAATTTATGGAATAGATCTAGACTTAATCTTAAAAGTGTTTGCTTAGTGTAGTTTGGGAGTCACCCTCCCGAAAAGTCTGGGAATGATTTAATTCGTCGGCATTAGCGTGGACAATTGTCTGTGGGAGTGCTGTGACTTGTGTGCTCCTATGCAAATGAGCGGGCAATTATGCTGATCAGCGCTAATTGAGGGAGCCATAATGACCCACAGAGTGACTAACCCAGTTCCCTTTGCTTCGTTCTCTTCCGCAGGCTGCCCGCTGACGACGAGTTCCCATTGCCTACGCTGCAACAAGGCGGGCTGCATCAAGTGCCCGATGTACCTGGTGACGGACACGAGGCAGTGCGTGGATCAGTGCCCCGCCGGCTACTTGGACCAGTGGTCCGCCCACACGGAGTTCATGGGCCGGGTGTGTGTGCCCACAGGCTATTCTGGGCCACTGATGGCCGCACTAGCCGGACTTCTCGGTGGCTTCCTCGTTTGCCTGTCCCTTCTGGCCGTCGCCGTGATGCTGGTTAAGAGGAAGAGGCGGCGAAAGTCCATCAAACAGAAGCTCATCAACGAGAACACCATGGATCGGGCGGACTTTATGAGGCAGCTGAACGAGATGCGTCCGAATGCGGAGTACTTTCTGGCCATGCTGAACGATACCCGACGGCAGATCAGGAAGCtctatttgtcgggtgaagtGGCGGCTGCCAACTCGTACAGGCCCATCGTCCGGGATCTGGCCAAGCTGCTCATTCTGCTGAACAGGCCGATCGAACTGATTCCCGCCCCGCCGCCAGATTGGTCCAGGCTGTATGCCTGGTCGGAGCAGGCCCTGGAGCGCTACAAGCCCCAGGTGGGCCAGCTCATCGACTTCTTCCAGGCCTCACACGGTCACAGTGCTGGCCACCACGAGGTGCTCTACGCTGCGCCGAACAAGAAGAAGCCACTGCAGCAGCCCAGCATCTTCCGGCAACAGGTGACGCCCACGGCGACGCCGCAGGGAGTGGGCGAACTGATGGCCGGCGATCGGAGCAGCAGTGCCTCGGCGCAGCAGAAGCTGCACCTGTTTGGCTCGCTGATCAGCCTGCACGAGTTCGAGGAGCCCCGGGCCTCGGATCCTTTCGGCAGCAGTTTCAACACGCTGAAGAGCGGCAATCTCATCTCTGATCTCAACGCCAGCTCGCTGTGGCTGGAGGACGAGTTCTACAAGCTGGGCTTTCGACCGCAGGACGAGATCACCACGGAGCTGTAACCGCATCACAAAACTCATACTCAAAACTTAATGCAAACTAAGTATTACCCCGGCTGGCGGCGCTAGCCGTTCGAGTCTAGCGCCAGTTCAGCTGGGGGAATGGAGCATTTGCGTGCACATTCCGCCAGGCCATCATCAACTTCGACTTCATCGACAAGCTAACTGGGAGGCCGTTTAGCCGGAGCCGCTAAATGCCCACGCTTAGAGCTTAGTTAGATCAGTTAAGCAAGCAAACTAGTCACGTAAAATCACAAACAAAACCATCAACACACAACGATGCCGAGGAGAAGGAGcaaaagcaaatgcaaatggaaatcgcGTGGAAATGAATTTAGTTTTATGGATTTTACAAAAATCGCAACAATCATGTAACGAACAATATTCAATATACACACTATAGAAATACTATTCAGATAATAACTAAGATGATTAGCAGTATAAAAGCGATACTTATAGCTATAGCTTATGTAGACAGAGATTATAAACCTTAGCGAATACGAAATGGATAATAAAATCGTGTGCCTTAGGATTGTAA of Drosophila mauritiana strain mau12 chromosome 3R, ASM438214v1, whole genome shotgun sequence contains these proteins:
- the LOC117142416 gene encoding uncharacterized protein LOC117142416 gives rise to the protein MRSVEVAQSGPSAIFWLVQVLVVGAAQAATPFAKEYRNAGLFNGNTLVDLDGSTTLDMGQEKPTSSSSGLSGGFKSESSVVLPGMLQNSGCPLTTSSHCLRCNKAGCIKCPMYLVTDTRQCVDQCPAGYLDQWSAHTEFMGRVCVPTGYSGPLMAALAGLLGGFLVCLSLLAVAVMLVKRKRRRKSIKQKLINENTMDRADFMRQLNEMRPNAEYFLAMLNDTRRQIRKLYLSGEVAAANSYRPIVRDLAKLLILLNRPIELIPAPPPDWSRLYAWSEQALERYKPQVGQLIDFFQASHGHSAGHHEVLYAAPNKKKPLQQPSIFRQQVTPTATPQGVGELMAGDRSSSASAQQKLHLFGSLISLHEFEEPRASDPFGSSFNTLKSGNLISDLNASSLWLEDEFYKLGFRPQDEITTEL